A genomic region of Numenius arquata chromosome 21, bNumArq3.hap1.1, whole genome shotgun sequence contains the following coding sequences:
- the COL16A1 gene encoding collagen alpha-1(XVI) chain, with translation MRGLWALALAGLVSACEGKELTAAEGEPCPQLWDEDLVGDKYENITGFNLIKRFDLLKISSIKKVRNPRGPVVLRLGAVPLVQPTQQVFPHGLPPAFTLVLTLLLKKNSTGEHWYLFQVTDRQGYPQLSLAVHGPEKSLEFQARAPGATFVSAVFAGKAVASLFDGRWHKVVVAVQSLAVSVHLDCASISSKPLAARRPLAPEGNAFLGLDAVRGTPVRFDIQQAQIYCDAELARQEGCCEISASGCLTEAPKTRRQAELMQSSNLIEISPQSEGRVYTRCFCLEEPLGMEPARTSGRTSLKEDRGEKCPPCSPQMASANVTLGPPGPKGGKGERGLPGTTGGKGEKGERGADCVRTHPGGPVQCAEGPQGEKGQRGEVGVPGAAGADGQKGQKGEKGDGGLQGKPGRPGRDGRPGEICVVGPKGQKGDPGLVGPEGLAGEPGPPGKPGSPGIGFPGKPGDPGGSPGPKGEKGSSGAPGPGGSPGMPGPPGVLGPKGDKGEPCEVCPTISEGMLGATGLPGKPGPRGAPGAPGKDGVSDRPGPAGPKGDRGDPGIHGIKGEKGDSCLSCDARVLAALLRGPTEGLEGEPAPAPLQPGLPGEMGLPRLAGIKGEKGDGGQEGPMGRPGLPGDKGDPGVRGLKGEKGESCGQCPPMPQALEGAATVLAVPGPLGERGQDGPPGRAGKPGDNGQKGQKGDAGSPGDPGTPGMAGVPGLSGEPGIRGPAGPKGEKGDACEPGPAPHGDFSDVVGIPGKPGAKGDQGPPGIGQPGRPGKPGLPGVQGPAGPKGLQGEPGPRGIGQPGPQGEPGSSGPPGTPGPPGPQGPPGMAAEKGAKGSPGSKGAMGPPGPPGTSITGPPGPKGQRGLPGVPGSSGQPGEKGARGEKGDPGECACPPAPRQDPSYSGMPGAPGLWTGMSWQPQPGPQGPPGAPGPPGPPGAPGRQGMPGHNGLPGLPGPAGDLGPLAVMAERNIEVLKTLCGDCTQLQAAFEAPSGVKGENGDGGGMPGAPGSESCAQCFAQLPRAEEARGDSPDSDCVGDPGLPGAPGIPGERGEQGSPGLRGPPGPPGPIGPPGFPGTPGAPGLPGLQGERGPAGLAGAKGEPGPPGQPGYPGATGPPGLPGIKGERGYLGPPGEKGELGPPGLDGLPGPTGPAGPRGERGLPGSAGEKGDQGFQGQPGFPGPPGPPGFPGKVGPAGPPGPAAEKGSEGMRGPTGMPGPPGPPGPPGIQGPAGLEGLDGKDGKPGLRGDPGPPGPPGMMGPPGFKGKTGHPGLPGPKGDCGKPGPPGSTGQPGAEGDPGPMGPQGRQGPPGLIGPPGTPGQPGPAGLAGVGLKGERGSTGERGLPGMPGQPGPPGHPGPPGEQGPDGPVGKEGPPGKPGTAGPAGQKGEAGSPGERGYPGEKGRAGMPGGPGKSGSMGIVGPRGPAGERGPPGSPGPAGSPGLPGPPGMMGDVVNYDEIKRFIRQELSKMFDERMAYYTSRLHFPVEMVASPGRPGPPGKDGLPGRPGPPGSPGMPGQIGREGRQGVPGMRGEPGAKGEKGEKGVGVMGDSGPPGPPGPQGPPGYGKMGPPGPVGQQGIPGIPGPPGATGQPGKTGHCSPAECMGAMPLEQPLFQPKNVKGPFG, from the exons ATGAGGGGTCTCTGGGCCCTCGCGCTCGCGGGGCTCGTCAGCGCCTGCGAAGGGAAGGAGCTGACGGCAGCAGAAG GGGAGCCATGCCCGCAGCTCTGGGACGAGGATCTGGTTGGGGACAAGTATGAGAACATAACGG GTTTTAACCTGATTAAAAGGTTCGACCTGCTGAAGATCTCCTCCATCAAGAAAGTCCGCAACCCGCGGGGGCCGGTGGTGCTGCGGCTGGGCGCCGTGCCGCTGGTCCAGCCCACGCA GCAGGTGTTTCCCCATGGGCTGCCCCCCGCCTTCACCCTCGTCCTCACCTTGCTGCTGAAGAAGAAcagcactggggagcactggtaCCTCTTCCAGGTCACCGACCGGCAGGGCTACCCCCAG ctgtCCCTGGCCGTGCACGGCCCCGAGAAGAGCCTGGAGTTTCAGGCCAGGGCGCCGGGAGCCACGTTTGTCAGCGCTGTCTTCGCGGGGAAGGCCGTGGCATCCCTCTTTGACGGGCGGTGGCACAAGGTGGTGGTGGCCGTGCAGAGCCTCGCCGTCTCCGTCCACCTCGACTGCGCCTCGATCTCCTCCAAGCCGCTGGCAGCCCGGCGGCCACTGGCCCCGGAGGGCAATGCCTTCCTGGGGCTGGATGCTGTGCGTGGCACCCCGGTCCGG TTTGACATCCAGCAAGCTCAGATCTACTGCGACGCCGagctggccaggcaggaggggtgcTGTGAGATCTCAGCCAGTGGG TGCCTCACGGAAGCACCCAAGACCCGTCGGCAGGCAGAGCTGATGCAGAGCAGCAACCTCATCGAGATCTCGCCGCAGTCTGAGGGCCGGGTGTACACCCGCTGCTTCTGCCTGGAGGAGCCGCTGGGCATG GAGCCAGCAAGGACCTCAGGGAGGACCAGCCTGAAGGAAGATCGTGGGGAGAAG TGCCCTCCCTGCTCGCCGCAGATGGCCTCGGCAAAC GTCACCCTCGGTCCCCCGGGTCCAAAG ggtgggaagggagagcgTGGCCTGCCTGGGACCACTGGTGGCAAGGGGGAGAAAGGCGAACGT GGCGCTGACTGCGTGCGCACCCACCCCGGTGGCCCCGTGCAG tgcGCCGAGGGGCCACAGGGTGAGAAGGGGCAGCGCGGAGAGGTG GGGGTCCCAGGGGCAGCCGGCGCTGATGGGCAGAAG GGCCAGAAGGGTGAGAAGGGTGACGGGGGACTGCAGGGCAAGCCAGGACGGCCAGGACGCGAT GGCCGGCCCGGAGAGATCTGTGTGGTGGGTCCCAAGGGCCAGAAG GGTGACCCCGGCCTCGTGGGACCCGAGGGGCTGGCCGGCGAGCCGGGACCCCCTGGGAAGCCAGGCTCTCCAGGGATCGGTTTTCCAGGGAAGCCG GGTGACCCTGGTGGCTCCCCAGGTCCAAAGGGAGAAAAG GGCAGCTCAGGAGCTCCTGGACCCGGAGGATCGCCTGGGATGCCA GGACCCCCCGGTGTCCTGGGGCCGAAAGGAGACAAG GGTGAGCCATGCGAGGTGTGTCCCACCATCTCCGAGGGGATGCTGGGTGCCACTGGGCTGCCTGGCAAGCCGGGACCCAGGGGAGCCCCCGGAGCGCCTGGCAAGGATGGGGTCTCG GACAGACCCGGCCCCGCGGGACCCAAAGGGGACAGG GGAGACCCCGGCATCCACGGGATAAAAGGGGAGAAG GGGGACTCCTGCCTGTCCTGCGATGCTCGTGTCCTTGCTGCGCTGCTGCGGGGTCCCACCGAAGGGCTCGAGGGTGAACCGGCACCGGCGCCGCTGCAACCGGGGCTACCA GGCGAAATGGGGCTCCCCAGGCTGGCTGGCATCAAGGGCGAGAAG GGGGATGGCGGCCAGGAGGGACCCATGGGCAGACCG GGGCTCCCGGGAGACAAGGGGGATCCAGGTGTGCGGGGGCTCAAAGGAGAGAAG GGCGAGTCGTGTGGGCAATGCCCTCCCATGCCACAGGCCCTCGAAGGAGCAGCGACGGTGCTGGCTGTGCCTGGGCCACTGGGGGAGAGGGGCCAGGATGGCCCCCCGGGCAGAGCG GGCAAACCTGGTGACAATGGCCAGAAGGGACAGAag GGGGATGCAGGTAGCCCTGGGGACCCGGGTACCCCGGGCATGGCTGGTGTCCCAGGGCTGTCAGGTGAGCCTGGCATCAGGGGTCCGGCCGGCCCCAAAGGCGAGAAG GGAGATGCCTGCGAGCCAGGTCCTGCTCCTCATGGAGACTTCTCGGATGTGGTTGGCATCCCGGGAAAACCCGGGGCCAAAGGGGACCAGGGCCCCCCAGGCATCGGCCAGCCGGGCAGACCC GGGAAGCCGGGACTGCCCGGGGTTCAGGGTCCCGCCGGACCGAAGGGGCTGCAG GGTGAGCCGGGACCGCGGGGGATCGGCCAACCGGGACCGCAG GGAGAGCCCGGGAGCTCCGGACCACCCGGGACACCC ggcccccccggACCCCAGGGACCCCCGGGGATGGCAGCAGAGAAAGGTGCCAAG GGATCTCCGGGGTCCAAAGGTGCCATGGGACCCCCTGGGCCACCGGGGACCAGCATCACAGGGCCACCG gGCCCCAAAGGGCAGCGGGGGCTCCCCGGGGTGCCCGGGTCCAGTGGGCAGCCG GGGGAGAAGGGCGCCCGGGGCGAGAAG GGAGACCCTGGGGAGTGCGCCTGTCCCCCAGCACCCCGCCAGGACCCCAGCTACTCCGGGATGCCG ggagccccaggaCTGTGGACCGGGATGTCCTGGCAGCCGCAGCCGGGTCCACAG GGTCCCCCCGGAGCACCTGGCCCCCCCGGtccccccggtgccccgggccgCCAG GGGATGCCAGGACACAACGGTTTGCCAGGACTGCCCGGACCGGCTGGAGACCTG GGGCCACTGGCCGTCATGGCTGAGAGGAACATCGAGGTCCTGAAG ACCCTCTGCGGGGACTGCACCCAGCTGCAGGCAGCCTTTGAAGCACCCAGCGGCGTCAAGGGAGAGAACGGGGACGGTGGGGGCATGCCGGGTGCCCCCGGCAGCGAGAGCTGTGCCCAG TGCTTTGCCCAGCTCCCGAGAGCGGAGGAGGCTCGG GGTGACAGCCCTGACTCGGACTGCGTGGGTGATCCCGGGCTACCGGGTGCCCCGGGCATCCCCGGAGAGCGAGGCGAGCAG GGCTCACCAGGACTGCGAGGACCTCCGGGACCACCCGGGCCCATC GGCCCCCCAGGCTTTCCTGGAACGCCTGGCGCACCCGGATTGCCC GGTCTCCAGGGGGAACGTGGCCCTGCTGGGCTTGCTGGAGCCAAAGGGGAGCCG GGACCTCCAGGGCAGCCTGGTTACCCCGGCGCAACGGGTCCCCCCGGCCTTCCC ggcATCAAAGGTGAGCGAGGCTACCTGGGCCCccctggggagaagggggaacTG GGACCCCCCGGCTTGGATGGCCTCCCCGGTCCCACGGGGCCAGCG GGACCGAGGGGCGAGCGCGGGCTCCCAGGCAGCGCCGGCGAGAAGGGGGACCAG ggtttccagggccagcccggCTTCCCGGGGCCACCG GGACCCCCTGGCTTCCCAGGGAAAGTTGGTCCAGCTGGGCCACCAGGGCCCGCGGCTGAGAAG GGCAGCGAGGGCATGCGTGGCCCCACGGGGATGCCAGGCCCCCCTGGGCCTCCCGGACCCCCAGGCATCCAG GGCCCTGCTGGCTTGGAAGGACTGGATGGCAAGGATGGCAAGCCGGGACTGCGG GGTGACCCTGGCCCCCCTGGGCCACCAGGGATGATGGGTCCTCCG GGCTTCAAGGGGAAGACAGGGCACCCGGGTCTCCCGGGACCAAAG GGTGACTGTGGCAAACCTGGCCCCCCGGGGAGCACGGGCCAGCCAGGAGCAGAG GGTGACCCCGGACCCATGGGACCCCAAGGCCGGCAGGGACCCCCAGGGCTCATC GGTCCCCCTGGAACCCCGGGACAGCCGGGTCCCGCTGGCCTCGCTGGAGTG GGGCTGAAGGGCGAGCGGGGCTCCACGGGGGAGCGAGGGCTGCCAGGGATGCCAGGACAGCCGGGACCCCCGGGCCACCCAGGACCACCG ggagagcagggaccaGATGGGCCTGTCGGTAAAGAG ggccccccaggaAAACCGGGTACTGCGGGACCGGCCGGCCAGAAG GGTGAAGCTGGATCCCCCGGCGAGAGGGGCTACCCCGGGGAGAAGGGCAGAGCCGGCATGCCTGGGGGGCCAGGGAAGAGCGGCTCCATGGGCATCGTGGGGCCACGGGGACCTGCGGGAGAGAGGGGCCCCCCCGGCTCgccgggacccgcgggcagcccCGGGCTGCCGGGACCCCCGGGGATGATG GGAGACGTGGTGAATTACGACGAGATCAAGAGGTTCATCCGGCAGGAGCTGAGCAAGATGTTTGACG AGCGGATGGCGTACTACACCTCCCGGCTGCACTTCCCGGTGGAGATGGTGGCATCCCCGGGGAGACCCGGACCCCCAGGGAAGGACGGGCTGCCCGGCCGGCCGGGACCCCCCGGTTCCCCAGGGATGCCGGGGCAGATCGGCAGAGAGGGGCGGCAGGGGGTGCCAGGCATGCGGG GTGAGCCGGGCGCCAAAGGAGAGAAAGGCGAGAAAGGCgtgggggtgatgggggacagcggccccccgggacccccag gtccccaagggccaccaggcTACGGGAAgatgggccccccaggccccgTGGGGCAACAGGGCATCCCCGGCATCCCTGGCCCCCCGGGAGCCACGGGGCAGCCGGGCAAGACGGGGCACTGCAGCCCGGCGGAGTGCATGGGCGCCATGCCCCTGGAGCAGCCCCTCTTCCAGCCCAAAAACGTCAAGGGTCCCTTCGgctga
- the PEF1 gene encoding peflin: MAAYPGQGFPGAGQAPGAPPPGPYPGAPYGQPPPGGPYGGGAAPGGPYGQPGPYGGPQPGPYGTAGPGGNVPPGVDPEAFSWFQSVDADHSGYISVKELKQALVNSNWSAFNDETCLLMINMFDKTRSGRIDVYGFSALMRFIQQWKSLFQQYDRDQSGSISFNELQQAFSQMGYNLSPQFSQLLLARYAQRSSNPSIQLDRFIQICMQLQSTTDAFREKDTGLVGNVRLSYEDFLTMVVTRMM; encoded by the exons ATGGCGGCGTACCCGGGGCAG ggcttcCCCGGTGCAGGACAGGCTCCCGGCGCGCCCCCGCCAGGGCCCTACCCCGGGGCTCCCTACGGACAGCCCCCGCCCGGGGGTCCCTACGGAGGTGGCGCCGCGCCCGGAGGACCCTACGGCCAGCCCGGCCCCTACGGCGGGCCCCAGCCCGGGCCCTACGGAACGGCGGGGCCCGGAG GTAATGTCCCCCCGGGTGTGGACCCCGAGGCCTTCTCCTGGTTCCAGTCGGTCGATGCCGATCACAGCGGGTACATCTCCGTGAAGGAGCTGAAGCAGGCGCTGGTCAACTCCAACTGGTCGGCGTTCAACGATGAGACCTGTCTGCTGATGATAA acaTGTTTGATAAGACCAGGTCGGGACGCATAGATGTGTACGGCTTCTCAGCCTTGATGCGCTTCATCCAGCAGTGGAAGAGTCTCTTCCAGCAGTACGACAGGGACCAGTCGGGCTCCATCAGCTTCAACGAGCTCCAGCAAG CTTTCTCCCAGATGGGCTACAACCTCAGCCCCCAGTTTagccagctgctgctggcccGCTACGCCCAGCGATCCTCCAACCCCAGCATCCAGCTCGACCGCTTCATTCAGATCTGCATGCAGCTCCAGAGCACCACCGACGCCTTCCGCGAGAAGGACACGGGGCTGGTGGGCAACGTGCGGCTGAGCTACGAGGACTTCCTCACCATGGTTGTGACTCGCATGATGTGA